A genomic segment from Candidatus Eisenbacteria bacterium encodes:
- a CDS encoding PP2C family protein-serine/threonine phosphatase, with protein sequence MDQHKLYRTIKLLTDAEFRTEEQLLAYVLERIIQNQEFPIKGGRIWKLDSTSGEYRLLRQYGEIELISRNFRIRVRDYPLFVQLPKKGTIITTETNTYLRRKGISHYSATGVGEHIRWKGNPLYQYVIAINAEYLRHDMLYALNIIGVALTTALKNRRSESKAKQLERDLDKAREIQRSILPEHEMTFHNYDLYGISLAERVVGGDFFDYLQTPEDTERLGVVVGDATSKGLSAAAQALYVSGALRMGIQFNTKINTLISKINQLVNRTFTTEHFISMVYAEFTATGDGLVSYVNAGHSTPILLRGKTEEAERLPATGQILGPFPREKYGSAFTIMKKGDILLLYTDGIVEASNERHEMFGEERLVERLRHHKTKTPKQICQQILEDVQIHNRLEEHSDDKTIVVVKRTR encoded by the coding sequence ATGGATCAACATAAACTCTACCGGACAATTAAGCTCCTTACGGATGCGGAATTCCGCACCGAGGAACAGCTGCTTGCGTACGTCCTCGAACGAATCATCCAGAACCAGGAATTCCCGATAAAGGGGGGACGTATCTGGAAACTCGATTCCACTTCGGGAGAGTACCGGCTCTTGCGGCAATACGGAGAGATTGAGCTGATTAGCAGGAACTTCCGTATCCGCGTCCGCGATTACCCTCTGTTCGTGCAGCTTCCGAAGAAAGGGACGATTATTACGACCGAGACGAACACCTACTTGCGCAGGAAGGGAATCTCCCACTATTCGGCAACCGGGGTCGGTGAACACATCCGGTGGAAGGGAAACCCCCTCTACCAGTACGTCATCGCCATCAATGCCGAGTATCTGCGTCATGACATGCTGTACGCGCTGAACATCATCGGTGTTGCCCTCACAACAGCGCTGAAGAACCGCCGCAGCGAGTCAAAAGCGAAGCAACTCGAGCGTGACCTGGATAAGGCGCGGGAAATCCAGCGGAGCATTCTCCCAGAACACGAGATGACGTTCCATAACTATGATCTCTACGGAATCTCCCTCGCTGAACGGGTCGTGGGAGGCGATTTCTTCGACTATCTGCAGACACCCGAGGATACGGAACGGCTTGGCGTCGTCGTCGGAGATGCAACGAGCAAGGGGCTGTCCGCTGCTGCGCAGGCCCTGTACGTGTCAGGCGCACTCCGCATGGGTATCCAGTTCAACACGAAGATCAACACACTCATCTCGAAGATCAATCAGCTGGTAAACCGGACATTTACCACCGAGCATTTCATTTCTATGGTGTACGCAGAGTTTACCGCCACCGGAGATGGCTTGGTCTCGTACGTCAACGCGGGGCACAGCACGCCAATCCTCCTCCGCGGAAAGACGGAAGAGGCCGAGCGCCTGCCTGCCACCGGGCAGATCCTGGGACCATTCCCGCGTGAGAAGTACGGGTCAGCCTTCACAATCATGAAGAAAGGAGATATCCTGCTGCTCTACACAGACGGCATCGTGGAAGCCTCAAACGAGCGGCATGAGATGTTCGGTGAAGAACGCCTCGTAGAGCGACTGCGGCACCACAAGACCAAAACGCCAAAACAGATCTGCCAGCAGATCCTGGAGGATGTCCAGATCCATAATCGCCTCGAGGAGCACTCTGATGACAAGACGATTGTGGTCGTCAAGAGGACTCGATAG
- a CDS encoding efflux RND transporter periplasmic adaptor subunit, producing MKRNCLVLIVLLMAVIVACAGCSRKANSKAKGKKDDKLMVPVEVATVTAGDIAACFTGTATISAEDETGVVAKVGGVVKQIVVEEGQYVKAGDILARLDDEKISVLLAQARANLDRLKNVYKRNADLHKQNLVSTEVYQDSQYEYEQQKAAYEITELDLKYTSIRTPISGVVAERLIKIGNMVLPNQTVFRVAGLNPLIAVLHIPERQLSKLRAGLPVQLNVDATSGERFTGHVKRISPVVDPSTGTVKITVEVGDPSRRLRPGMFARINIIYDVHQNVLKAPKDAIISEDRENAVFVVRDSVAYRQLVQTGYTNTAHVEVLTGLKPGDMVVTVGKSNLKDSTKVQIVSP from the coding sequence ATGAAACGAAATTGCCTGGTCCTCATCGTCTTATTGATGGCCGTCATAGTTGCCTGCGCCGGCTGCAGCAGAAAGGCAAATTCGAAAGCGAAGGGGAAAAAGGACGACAAACTCATGGTCCCGGTGGAGGTGGCGACTGTAACTGCCGGTGACATCGCTGCGTGCTTCACAGGGACTGCAACAATAAGCGCGGAGGATGAGACTGGCGTCGTGGCCAAGGTGGGAGGCGTCGTTAAGCAAATCGTTGTCGAAGAGGGGCAGTACGTCAAGGCAGGGGATATCCTTGCCAGGCTAGACGACGAAAAGATTTCCGTGCTGCTTGCCCAGGCCAGAGCCAACCTCGACAGGCTCAAGAACGTTTACAAGCGGAACGCCGACTTGCACAAGCAGAACCTTGTCAGCACCGAGGTTTACCAAGACAGCCAGTACGAGTACGAACAGCAGAAGGCAGCTTACGAAATCACTGAGCTCGACCTCAAGTACACTTCAATCCGCACTCCCATCAGCGGTGTGGTCGCGGAACGGCTTATCAAGATTGGGAACATGGTGCTGCCGAATCAGACCGTGTTTCGCGTCGCCGGTCTGAATCCGCTCATTGCCGTACTTCATATCCCCGAGAGACAGCTCAGCAAACTCCGCGCCGGACTTCCCGTGCAGCTCAACGTGGATGCAACCTCAGGAGAGCGGTTTACCGGCCATGTCAAACGCATAAGCCCGGTTGTCGATCCTTCAACCGGGACCGTAAAAATCACGGTCGAAGTGGGGGATCCGTCAAGGCGCCTTAGACCTGGCATGTTTGCGCGGATAAACATAATCTACGATGTGCACCAAAATGTTCTGAAGGCACCGAAGGATGCAATCATCTCTGAGGACAGGGAAAATGCCGTTTTCGTTGTGCGCGATAGCGTGGCCTACCGCCAGCTCGTCCAAACGGGCTACACAAACACAGCCCATGTCGAGGTGCTGACCGGTCTCAAACCGGGGGACATGGTCGTAACGGTGGGGAAGAGCAACCTCAAGGACAGCACCAAAGTCCAAATTGTCTCTCCATGA